From a single Miscanthus floridulus cultivar M001 chromosome 8, ASM1932011v1, whole genome shotgun sequence genomic region:
- the LOC136474875 gene encoding probable beta-D-xylosidase 7 — protein sequence MTRAHTHTAMEGGRARFSLHVAATAAALVVVLLQLHGGVASEPPYTCGAGAPPNIPFCDAGLPIDRRVDDLVSRMTVAEKISQLGDQSPPIPRLGVPAYKWWSEALHGVSNAGRGIHLDGPLRAATSFPQVILTAASFNPHLWYRIGQVIGVEARAVYNNGQAEGLTFWAPNINVFRDPRWGRGQETPGEDPTMTGKYAAVFVRGVQGYGLAGAVNSRNLEASACCKHFTAYDLENWHGITRYVYDAKVTAQDLEDTYNPPFKSCVEDGHASGIMCSYNRVNGVPTCADYNLLSKTARQNWGFYGYITSDCDAVSIIHDAQGYAKTAEDAVADVLKAGMDVNCGGYVQEHGASALQQGKITEQDIDRALHNLFAVRMRLGLFNGDPRRNRYGNIGPDQVCTQEHQDLALEAAQDGIVLLKNDGSALPLSKSSVASLAVIGFNANDATRLLGNYFGPPCVTLTPLQVLQGYVKDTSFVAGCNSAACNVTTIPEAVQAASSADYVVLFMGLDQDQEREEVDRLDLTLPGQQQTLIESVANAAKKPVVLVLLCGGPVDVSFAKTNPKIGAILWAGYPGEAGGIAIAQVLFGEHNPGGRLPVTWYPQDFTRVPMTDMRMRADPPTGYPGRTYRFYRGPTVFNFGYGLSYSKYSHRFVTKPPLMSNIAGLKALETTAGGMASYDVEAIGSETCDRLKFPAVVRVQNHGPMDGKHPVLVFLRWPNATDGSGRPARQLIGFQSLHLRAMQTAHVEFEVSPCKHFSRATEDGRKVIDQGSHFVMVGEDEFEMSFMA from the exons ATGACACGCGCGCACACCCATACAGCCATGGAAGGAGGCCGCGCGCGCTTCTCCCTCcacgtcgccgccaccgccgccgcgctggTGGTGGTCCTGCTGCAGCTGCATGGCGGCGTGGCGTCCGAGCCGCCCTACACCTGCGGCGCCGGCGCGCCGCCCAACATCCCGTTCTGCGACGCCGGGCTGCCCATCGACCGGCGCGTGGACGACCTCGTCTCGCGGATGACGGTGGCGGAGAAGATCTCGCAGCTCGGGGACCAGTCCCCGCCCATCCCGCGGCTCGGCGTGCCGGCGTACAAGTGGTGGTCCGAGGCGCTGCACGGGGTCTCTAACGCGGGCCGCGGCATCCACCTCGACGGCCCGCTCCGCGCCGCCACCAGCTTCCCGCAGGTCATCCTCACCGCCGCGTCCTTCAACCCGCACCTCTGGTACCGCATCGGCCAG GTGATCGGCGTTGAGGCGAGGGCGGTGTACAACAACGGGCAGGCGGAGGGGCTCACCTTCTGGGCGCCCAACATCAACGTGTTCCGGGACCCGCGGTGGGGCCGCGGGCAGGAGACCCCCGGCGAGGACCCAACGATGACCGGCAAGTACGCCGCCGTCTTCGTCCGCGGCGTGCAGGGCTACGGCCTCGCCGGCGCCGTCAACTCCAGGAACCTCGAGGCCTCCGCCTGCTGCAAGCACTTCACCGCCTACGACCTCGAGAACTGGCACGGCATCACACGATACGTCTACGACGCCAAG GTGACGGCACAGGATCTGGAGGACACGTACAACCCTCCGTTCAAGAGCTGCGTGGAGGACGGCCACGCCAGCGGCATCATGTGCTCCTACAACCGCGTCAATGGCGTGCCGACGTGCGCTGACTACAACCTGCTCTCCAAGACGGCGAGGCAGAACTGGGGGTTTTACGG GTATATCACCTCAGACTGCGACGCGGTGTCCATCATCCATGATGCGCAAGGGTATGCCAAGACGGCAGAAGATGCAGTTGCAGATGTGCTCAAAGCTG GAATGGACGTGAACTGCGGCGGCTACGTGCAGGAGCACGGCGCGTCTGCGCTCCAGCAAGGGAAGATCACGGAGCAGGACATCGACAGAGCCCTGCACAACCTGTTCGCCGTCAGGATGAGGCTGGGGCTCTTCAACGGCGACCCCAGGCGGAACCGGTATGGCAACATCGGGCCCGACCAGGTGTGCACGCAGGAGCACCAGGACCTCGCCCTGGAGGCGGCGCAGGACGGCATCGTCTTGCTCAAGAACGACGGCAGCGCCCTTCCACTGTCCAAGTCCAGTGTGGCGTCCCTCGCCGTGATCGGGTTCAACGCGAACGACGCCACCAGGCTTCTCGGCAACTACTTCGGCCCGCCGTGCGTGACGCTGACGCCGCTCCAGGTGCTGCAGGGCTACGTGAAGGACACGAGCTTCGTCGCCGGCTGCAACTCGGCCGCCTGCAACGTCACGACGATCCCCGAGGCGGTCCAGGCGGCGAGCTCGGCGGACTACGTTGTCTTGTTCATGGGGCTGGATCAGGATCAGGAGAGGGAGGAGGTTGACCGGCTGGACCTGACGCTACCGGGACAGCAGCAGACCCTCATCGAGAGCGTCGCGAACGCCGCGAAGAAGCCGGTGGTCCTCGTGCTGCTCTGCGGCGGGCCCGTGGATGTGAGCTTCGCCAAGACGAACCCCAAGATCGGGGCCATCCTGTGGGCTGGCTACCCCGGCGAGGCCGGCGGCATTGCCATCGCACAGGTCCTCTTCGGAGAGCACAACCCCG GTGGAAGGCTGCCCGTGACGTGGTATCCCCAAGACTTCACGAGAGTGCCCATGACGGACATGAGGATGCGCGCCGACCCACCCACGGGCTACCCCGGCCGGACGTACCGGTTCTACCGCGGCCCGACCGTGTTCAACTTCGGCTACGGCCTCAGCTACTCCAAGTACTCCCACCGCTTCGTCACGAAGCCGCCTCTCATGAGCAACATCGCCGGCCTGAAGGCGCTGGAGACGACGGCGGGCGGCATGGCGAGCTACGACGTGGAGGCCATCGGGTCGGAGACGTGCGACCGGCTCAAGTTCCCGGCGGTGGTGCGGGTGCAGAACCACGGGCCCATGGACGGGAAGCACCCGGTGCTGGTGTTCCTGCGCTGGCCCAACGCGACGGACGGCAGCGGCCGGCCGGCCAGACAACTGATCGGGTTCCAGAGCCTGCACCTGAGGGCGATGCAGACGGCGCACGTGGAGTTCGAGGTGAGCCCCTGCAAGCACTTCAGCCGGGCGACGGAGGACGGCAGGAAGGTGATCGATCAGGGCTCGCACTTCGTGATGGTCGGCGAGGATGAGTTTGAGATGAGCTTCATGGCATGA